A window of Zingiber officinale cultivar Zhangliang chromosome 5A, Zo_v1.1, whole genome shotgun sequence contains these coding sequences:
- the LOC121982422 gene encoding peptidyl-prolyl cis-trans isomerase CYP21-1-like isoform X2, translated as MSARFKVEKEPEITHRVFLDVDIDGQHLGRIVIGLYGEVVPKTAENFRALCTGEKKNGTGGRNLHYKGTKFHRIVSGFVIQGGDVTNSHGKGSESIYGGTFPDENFSVKHSRAGIVSMVNSGPDSNGSQFFITTVKASWLDGEHVAFGRAIQGIDTVFAIEGGAGTYNGKPRKKVTIVDSGEIPKDQWVDE; from the exons ATGAGT GCAAGATTTAAGGTGGAAAAAGAACCTGAAATTACTCATAGAGTTTTCTTGGATGTTGATATTGATGGCCAACATTTAG GTAGGATTGTCATAGGATTATATGGTGAAGTGGTGCCAAAAACTGCAG AAAATTTCAGAGCTCTATGCACAG GCGAAAAGAAAAATGGAACTGGTGGAAGAAATCTTCATTACAAGGGAACCAAATTCCATCGCATTGTATCAGGGTTTGTTATTCAAGGTGGTGACGTCACTAATAGTCATGGTAAGGGCAGTGAATCTATATATGGTGGTACTTTCCCTGATGAGAACTTTTCAGTCAAGCATTCACGAGCAG GTATTGTCTCTATGGTGAACTCAGGGCCTGATTCAAATGGATCACAGTTCTTCATAACTACTGTCAAGGCAAGCTG GTTGGACGGGGAGCATGTAGCCTTTGGTAGGGCTATTCAAGGTATAGATACAGTCTTTGCGATCGAGGGAGGAGCTGGAACATACAACGGGAAGCCAAGGAAGAAAGTTACCATTGTCGATTCAGGAGAAATACCAAAGGACCAATGGGTAGATGAATGA
- the LOC121982422 gene encoding peptidyl-prolyl cis-trans isomerase CYP21-1-like isoform X1, with amino-acid sequence MIRNTVIAFVFLAFILLGFSIINKEARFKVEKEPEITHRVFLDVDIDGQHLGRIVIGLYGEVVPKTAENFRALCTGEKKNGTGGRNLHYKGTKFHRIVSGFVIQGGDVTNSHGKGSESIYGGTFPDENFSVKHSRAGIVSMVNSGPDSNGSQFFITTVKASWLDGEHVAFGRAIQGIDTVFAIEGGAGTYNGKPRKKVTIVDSGEIPKDQWVDE; translated from the exons ATGATCCGGAATACCGTCATCGCGTTTGTCTTCCTCGCCTTCATTCTTCTCGGGTTTTCCATCATCAACAAGGAG GCAAGATTTAAGGTGGAAAAAGAACCTGAAATTACTCATAGAGTTTTCTTGGATGTTGATATTGATGGCCAACATTTAG GTAGGATTGTCATAGGATTATATGGTGAAGTGGTGCCAAAAACTGCAG AAAATTTCAGAGCTCTATGCACAG GCGAAAAGAAAAATGGAACTGGTGGAAGAAATCTTCATTACAAGGGAACCAAATTCCATCGCATTGTATCAGGGTTTGTTATTCAAGGTGGTGACGTCACTAATAGTCATGGTAAGGGCAGTGAATCTATATATGGTGGTACTTTCCCTGATGAGAACTTTTCAGTCAAGCATTCACGAGCAG GTATTGTCTCTATGGTGAACTCAGGGCCTGATTCAAATGGATCACAGTTCTTCATAACTACTGTCAAGGCAAGCTG GTTGGACGGGGAGCATGTAGCCTTTGGTAGGGCTATTCAAGGTATAGATACAGTCTTTGCGATCGAGGGAGGAGCTGGAACATACAACGGGAAGCCAAGGAAGAAAGTTACCATTGTCGATTCAGGAGAAATACCAAAGGACCAATGGGTAGATGAATGA